The sequence AGGCTGCCAGTTAAATATACCTCACGAAGATTGCGCGTGTATATTCATTTTTGTATTGCCAAACTGACTCAATTAGGACAAGTGTAATGCATTGTAAATTCAGCCTGGATTCATGAAATGGCTTAGCAAAGTTCATTAACCTTGGAAAACTGGAATCCATTTCCACAGGTGAGAGAGGGAAACAGACTGTAACCCTCTGCCAGCATCTGCCAGCACCTTGCTCTGAGCCCACCAGCCCAGGTTATGTCGACACCCAGCCCTGGCTACAGATAAGATTTCTTATCACTTGGAAAACAACTAGCTGCAACGCTGTTATAATTGCATTTTCCTCTGATTGCCTACATTTGTTCAAATCCAATAAACTAAAAGTGAAATGCAGCGAGGCAGAAAACGTGTAGATCAGCACCAAAGATAATGTGAACGCAGTGGCCTGTGAGCCAAGGCTCCTGAATTTTGCACGTGTAGGGGAGTTGAAGACAGCAGGAGACCAGGTCGGATTTAAGACCGCAGCGTGGGAAGAGACAATATGGGTCACCAGGTCTCATCTCCAGATCTCACAGGCAACCGTATCATAGAATGCCTTTCATCGGTTTATTGAGGTCTGTGTGTAGTAAATTTTCATGACAAATGCACAGGCTGGCAGTGTTGTTTCAAATCCTCTGCAAATATTGCTTGTCATCTTCTCTGGTCCGGAAAGAtaagattaaaaatagaatattcCAACCCCTTGCCCTGCTTGCCCCAATCCAACCTCctgttttaatttcattcttaAATTTCGGTATTGCCATTTGTGTGCGTTCCTTTCGAGCCACCCatcattttctgccttttcgAAAAAGCTTACCTTGTTGTTAGCTGACCTGGCCACACATCAGAGCATCAGCGCTCACCTTCCGCTTACCTCCACGGTGCTGAATGTGCTGTCGTTCCACCTCAGGTGGAATCATTAACTACGATATCCTGCCTTCCCACAGTCCAATAAGTGCTGAAACCCCGTGGTTGTACACCACAATTAATCTCTTGTGATGTTCAGGTACAGAACAGATTTGTGTTTGATTCTCTCTATCAGGAAGTTGCTCATTAGAGGTGGTAAAGTAAGAGAGATGACGATTATGGGTGggcctttcttctcctttcttttttcttttccctgtacTTGAGCTCCAAGATcttattttccctttgatttgctctatttattacttttaaggtaatttttttatgcaagttgcttttcatgtgcttttttCACCTACGGGGCTATATCTTCTCCTCCAGGCTCTGCTCTGTGCGATGCCCTTAGTTCCCCTTGACTGCAACTTGACTCAGATCTCACCAGCCTTTGCTTGACCATACAATGACCCATATTATTTCACAGGATTTCAAATGTTGCTGCCATACTAATAATACCTAGATGCATTGCTTTACCAATTGCTtgagaagttttatttgttcattCAAGCCCTTGGAAGCTGAGCATCCAATATGTTTCCTGAAGTGAGAGCTTGGAAAATTTAAAAGTCAAGCTGTTAATTGTCAGCGTTGAGTCTTCAAATGTCTAGAGGGATGCCTGCCCTTTCATTTTATAATGTCTCTGATAAATCCCAAACTGAGGCACTGGTATGCATTTTAGGGAGTTTTAATTAGATTCTGTTTTATCATTTATCAGGCATATGAAGGTAAATGCACAGTTTCTTTGTATATCAGTAAAATATGTGTAAGACTCATGGATCTGGGATTAAGGCTCCACAGCAGCTTTGATTGAATTATTTCCTAAGTTCTTTTTCGCAGTTATTATTGTAATGGACTCTGGATGGAAATACCTAAACCCCTTCACATTGGGTCACATTGATTTGCAGGACTGATTTTCCAAATTTCATGAAGACTAAGATAAAAAGGGCTTGTGCTTTCAATTGGAGaagcatgcatttattttaaatgcaatatcAGACATGAAAAACTGAATCATTcgaggtttgattttatttctaaagtaaCTTTACAACTTCCCTCTGGCTTTGTCCATTAAGACTTTATGAAATAACAGAATTTTCAAACGCACTTAAGCGATTAGAATGAAAAAGAGGGGTATTGGCACAGCAGCAATGAACTTTGCAATACATAACATTCAGTCACCTGGTCTTTACTGTGGCATGCAGAACCCCATGGAGCCAGGACACAGACACATTAACATTAACAACGCCTGGAGAGAAtcacttgctttaaaaacagtctATCAAAATTGGCATATTGGCAGATTGAGCAGGGAGAGTCTGTAAGACTCTTACTAGATAATGCTGAATTAATGGTCTAGCTTAAATCCTGTCTGTCTCTACATTACAGGTACTACACTTAGGATCCCGTGGAAATTATTCTCTCTGCTCAGGACCCTCAAGGTCATCTCCGCCTTTTGCTTCCAGAACAGAGATTTTCAAATTCCAGAAAAGTACGGAACTACAGTGCCCTGTTaaatgtaaaatacttaaacagTCTTTGGAGGAGGGACTGGGAGTTCTGCCAGCAGACCACAGAGTCCTGCTTATTTTTGGACTGTCTGCACGCACAGATGTTTAAGAAAAGTCTGCTAGTTTGAGCAACAGTTTTAGGAGAGGTGGGGAGATTCCCTCAACCCAGAACGATGTGTAGCCCCTGGCCACGGGATGCTTCAGAGAGCTGGGGGTTGTACACAACCGGCGGCTGAACGGAATCTGCTCCGGGCACTGTAAGAAGTCTGGGAGGAGTTGTAGtccaaaataaagacagaaagaaagaaaggaaagtatTGATGCATTCTGCACGAAGGTCAACCGAGTAGGCATGTGATGGACATGTAGATGATCAGACCCCTGCTGTGAGATAGGCCAAGAAACACCTCTTTTCAGATCAGATTAGATTTAGGCAAGGAGAATTCAGGCTCTGTCTTCTACTTTCCAagaattgctgttttctttcttatgaTGTATtcaaaatgtaacaaaattacCTTGAAGTGCTCTGTGaaaaaaagcatctgtggcAGAGGTGATGTGGCAGCAGTTACACTAAAAGCTACTTCATCCAGTTTGCGGATTCTGTTCcaacttttctttcaatttgaTTCAGAAAGCTGCAGACCACGAGCAGCATTTAGCAAACGTCCATATTGCTAACAGGCAGGTACAAGCTATTTTATGGATCTTTATGAACGTAGATGTGACTGTTCATAAATGCAGTGATGAATAATAGAACGGCGAATGCTTTCTATACTGCAGTGGTGTCCTCTGTGTAATGACTTCGAATACGTTTATAAATGGCGTCTAAGCTGTCACCATGCCAACatgaggagaaggctgagacACAGAGGCTGTGCGCAGATGAGTGAATAAAGCGGGACAGGGCCCTGGGTGTGCTCCTGCCCTTGGGCACGTCCATGTGCTAAAgctctcctttccctgcagagcagTGAGCAAGCACCTCAGGCAAGTGGTTTCTGGCAGCACCCAGGAGAACGGTCATGGGACGTGGGTGATACCACAGCGCGGGATCGTGGGCTGCCTCTATTTAATATAGCCAGACAGACTGGCTATTTGGCTTGTGTACACACAGGGAAATTGTGGCAGAAGTAGGAGCTGACCAACCGGtcatttatgcatttttctgaaatttcaaaatactaCTGCAAGTTTGCAGAAAAGAAGTAAATCTTCCTGTAATTCCATGCAACATGAGAGTTGCTGCTGGCCACTGACTACTGGGAGGAATCGAGCCTGTCATTTCTAGtctacatacacacacaaaaccaaatctctctctttttcttgcatACTATGGATACTTTGATTTGGTCTTCTGTCAAGAGGTCTGCAGAAAAACTTTGCTAAAGCTCTTGTTAAACGAGCCCCTGCACAGGCAGTCGTTCACCTCCAGGTCCAATTCTTCATGGGTCAGCCGATCCAGCAGCTCCACATGGGACCTTAATAAAACATTCCAGGAAAGCTCCAGGGACACATAGGCATTAAAGGCTGTTAATAGTGCCATAATTAAGAACAAATTAACAGGAAATCTGAAATTGCCTTAAGAATTGTTCCTGTCTTGTGTCACATCTCATAAATCTCAAATTACCTTTGAAATTTGACTTAGTATTTCAGAATAGCTGCAAGATCAACAAACCACTACAAAGTAGTTAAAAACCTACAAAATTTGCTTCCTTAGCATGAAGACCATGAAGACCAGAGGATATCTTTGACAGTCTGCATGGCACTGAcacttttaaaagcctttatttACTTCAGAGGAAAGGAACAGCACACGAGAAGATGGTTCAGTAGCCGCAGTTGTATTTATAGTGAATATTTCTCCTGCATGACTGTTGCTTTCTGCTGAACTTGAAACAAGTTAACCCTTTTTGGCCAAAGCATCCTTCCcgtctgtgctggttttggctggggtagagttaattttcttcatagtaggtactatggggctgtgtttcagatttgtgctgaaaagcgttgctaacacagggatgttttcgttactgctgagcagtgcttacacagagccaaggcctttgctgctcctcaccccaccccaccagcgagcaggctgggggtgcacaaggagttgggaggggacacagccgggacagctgaccccaactgaccaaagggatattctataccatatgacatcatgctcagcataagAAGTTGGGGGAAGAAGGCGGCaggggggacattcagagtgatggcgtttgtcttcccaagtaaccattacacgtgatggagccctgcgttcctggggatggctgcacacctgcctgcccatggggagtggggaatgaattcctcggtttgctttgcttgcgtgcgtggcttttgctttacctattaaactgtctttatttcaacccacgagttttctcactttcactcttctgattctcccccTCAATCCCgctgggaggggggagtgagcgagcagctgtgtggggtttagttgccagctggggttacaGGAAGGGTCGGGTAGTTTCTGCATCCTCATTCAGCAAGGTGTTTATTATAACAcctaaataataaatgaaaattatttttttttctttccaaaagagTATAGGTTGAACTTCCCAGCATTTTAGAAAAGGCTATGCTTAAAAATTCAAACTATTCCTTGTTatattaatacattattttaataaagctgAGCAAGAGGAACTATGTGGGATTTTGACTCCATAGAGAACATGAAATTTGCTTCAAGATCAATTATGAACCTATGCTGATGAAACTATACGTATCTATTGTATGCTCACCAATTGAAAAGACAATGACAGAATTTggttttgcaggaaaacaaaatttgaattCAGTGTGTCAAGTTGGCTATGGTTTCATTAAAAGCTCGATGATAtcagatttttcattaaaagctcAAATCCTATGAAAAAGTAATTATGTGATGATctcaacttttatttaaaaacaatgcaattgtccagccccccccccccacctggctgcagagaaaagcttgaaaatgtttCCCAAGTGTATTCTAGAGACTCCAAACCTGCAGGCAAATAAAAGATAATAGATTTCAAAATTCCAGGTCTTTGTGAACTCCTCTTACAGTTTTTTTTTCAGGGCCGACAATCctgcttccttaaaaaaaaaaagaaaatctaatcATTTGCATTGTCAAAGAACATCAGAAAATATAGCTTGTCATTTTTGTCAGCTTACCAGTTTTTTATCATTGCTAATAGTGGAGTTTCTCTTTGTATGTTAGTTAGACTACAAAGTTCTTCAGCAAGTTTTGggtccttttttcccccccgcacactaacatttttgtttaatccACGAAGCAATTACCAACTACGCTGTATCATGTAAATCCcaccgattttttttttccccccctgccaaACCTGCATGCATGAaattcatttctgctttctgccaggctgtgccgaCACAGGTCTGTGTTTGCGCGGCTCCCTAAGGGAAGCCCAAAGGCATGGGTCTGTCCCCAGAGCACAGCGCGGCgccgggcagggcagcaggcaacTCTGagaaaagggaacagaaaagtGTTTCAACAAAACCAGCTCAGGACACCAACAGATAAGGGACTATTTTTGTTGAGAAATTTAGTTCCTGAAATGTCCAGATGAGGCCACTGTGGTTTTATTATCCCGATTTCaagaaaggaatttaatttgGTTACCTCAGAATTTCCCGTCTCCACAACTGCAAGTGTGCTAAATAGCCTGTTTTTCTGGTgcagaacaaagaaaaggaaatggttattttttttttccgtaaCCACAGCGCAGTTACGGTACTCGCGGAGGCAGGAAGAGAACTGGACAATGGAAGCTGCAGATGTggaatttcttttataaatctcctttgctgctgccgctgctgcctgAGAGGCGGTGGAGATGCGGCAATGCAATAGCTGCGAGACTGAAGCAGAACAAGCATTTGTGTTTGATAGAAAGCCCCGGCTGAAGCCCGACCCAGACTGTGCAGGCTTAGTTTCAAATAGGCGGCACGATGCAAAACCAGGGAAGGGTACGGAGCACTTTGGCTGAGTCACGCTCTTAGGAAATGGGGATTTCTGTGGTGAAAGGCTGGACTGCGCCCTGCCAAGTCCCCAGGCTGTGAACTCTAATCTGTTTTGGAGATGGGGACGATGTTCTCATCCAAAAATGTCTGGCCAGCCAGGGGGAGATTGTGGCTACAGGAGACTGTGcttcctttgtgttttgttttcgtTTGATACTAAAAGTGACCTCCAGAAGGAAGAGCTCTGAAGCGACCGTGGGGCCGTGGGCGCGTGAGCCCAGCCGCGCGGGGAGGGACGCCGGCcactctgcagggctgcagcaggttCCTCGTTCCAGCAGTAcaattaaaagaagcaaaatgcCCAACTTTGTAAATGCTCtctaaaaggcttttttcttcccttcgTGTTTGCCGCTGCAGAAGGGAATGCCTTGTTCGAATCCATGTAGGCTCTCTGATAATAGGTGCATTTTTAACAGCAGCTGGGCATCCAGTCAGGACTCATGAGAGGCTCTTGTTTTTGCTTCTCCACCTGCTTGGGCTGAAGGACCACATTTTAGCCTTAGTCCCCCTGTTGTGCAAGCCCGAATCTGGCCCAAGCTTGGCCTGCCATTGGGTTTTCCTCTCCGCCACTGAGCAACTCCTCTGCCTACAGCAGCAGGGCAACGCGTTTGGATGATGATTAACAAGAACACTGAGTCAGAGCTTATGGCTGCTATGAGGTTTAATATAATGTTTGCTTGCAAACTGACAAATATTGGCGGAAAGTACTTGCAAGGGAGGGATCTATGACTCTCAGTCAGGCTGCCAACCCGCTCTAACCAAACAGCTACAACTGGCCTCAGCCCTTTTCAGTCTTGTCCAGGCACTCCAGGGAATGCAATATTTCAGCCTCAGGACTAGTTGTTCTTATGCCATACAGCCCAGTTAAGGTGCACATTTTAATTGCATGGCTCACTCAGCTCATCACCATCTCGCACTTCTCGCTGTGGTCCTGGTTCCTCTCCTGTTGTAGGACCCCACTCGCCAGACACTACCGCAGGGgtgctccctctctcccctctccaccCAAGCAGGTGCAGATCTACAagggacccaaaactgaaaAGAGACTGAGCGGTGTTTGGCTCAGAAGCCAAAGAAGTCCCCTCAGAAGGGACTGTGGGTACTGACTCCAAAGAGGTTGCTGGAGTTGCTgtgtagcctggagaagactgagaggggatctcatcaacacttataaatatctaaagggtggctgtcaagaggaaggggccagactcttctcagtggtgcccagcaacaggacaaggggcaaggggcacaaactggaacacaggaagttccatctcaatatgaggaaaaacttctttactctgagggtgaccgagcactggcacaggctgcccagagaggttgtggagtctccttctctggagatattcaaaacccgcctggacacagtcctgtgcaacctgctctaggtgatcttgctctagcaggggggttgaactagatgagctccagaggtcccttccaacccctaccgttctgtgattctgtgtgcCCCAAATCCCAGCTGCAGCTTCACACATAGTCCTTTAGTGTTTGAGCTAATGCAGGGTTTTAAGGTGAGGGTATCTGAAATGAGGTGGTGGGGAGGGTACATCCATCACCAAACCTCTCAGGCAACAGCAAAACATCTCCATCACCACAGATCCACTGGAGAGGAAAAGCCCTGAAAGTCTTGTACTATTTAATGCAATTTTCACCTAGTTTAAATGGTGCCTGAAGCATATCCTTTTTAGGGTCCCTTCGAGTTTAAATTCACTGTATATTCCTGCAGCAATACAATTTCCTTTCATCAGCAGAGCTAGCTTCAGCTGTTGTTGGGTATTATTATACCTCactgcttccttcctctcccatcaGTCCCTCTATCCCGGAGTTAAATGTCATTTATAGTTCAAGCTATTTGACTGCTAGTACACCAGAATAGCCCAGAAAGACAGGAAAGTTCACAGGGAAAGGGACATCAAGTGGCTACATTTTCAGCAGCACAAAAGAACTAGACCCCAAAAATCTTGCTGATGGATGTGAAAGTAGCACAGGACATTAAGGACAGAGTAATTTGGGCAGAACTGCGCGGCGTGACTGCTCACACTTGGCAACGTGGGTAGAAAGCAATCATCCAAGTGGGCGCAGATACCACTTGGAAAATgtcactgctgcagcagtgaaGGTGGTaccctttctgaaaagaaagaggcCTTTCCTCACCACAAAGGGGACATAAAAGCTAACACTTTTCATGagcattaactttttttttttttttttaactaaacagaaaacaagggCTCACACAAAAAGTCTTTAccaacattttttcagtgtgcaGTTTTCTGGTGGACTGGTAactatttcagtgaaatgaggaacatcaaaataaaaattattgtgAAAATGTCCTTTAAATCTGAATTGAAATGATGGcttctttgtttgcttgttttcttctatGGATtgcttggggctttttttgaAGTCACTCTTGTTAATTGTCCTGCAGCCATGGTATGTACCAGATGATAGGCAAGAAAGCTGACATGGTGAAGTTATATACAGCATCCTTGTGACCTTTTTGCAGTGAAGATACATATCTGTCCAATAAAGCCCAGGCCAAATGACAGTGACAGCTGTCTTGTGGCATTCAGTTTGAATTGAACAGGTTTGCTCACAAGTCAGGAGCAAGTATTTCATTACAGACTGTGCACCAAGACCAACATAAGCCCCCAAAAGTGAAACTTTCCCTCAGCAGCTATGGAAACTGCCCCGGTGGACTGAACTGCACTTCACAGGCTCCTCCTTATCTCCTTGCTTTGACTTTCCTGCCTCCTGCAAGCTGTCATCCTCTGTTGGCATTTGCATGTTGGTGTAGCACTTGCAAGGGAAGAAAGCCTCACTTCATCTCTCAGGAGGGATACGGGGTGTTATGGGAACTGAGCACTCGAAGAACGAGGGGCGAAGAAGCACcttttttctgaggaaaggTCCAAAGTTGCCTGCGTGGGAAGATGCTCTTCTCTCAGGGAAAGAGCCCAAGTCACTGCTGAAACGGGGCTTGCGTTATGTCAGCTTGAGCCTCATAATGAAAGGGATGACCAGCGTGCCTGACTTCTTGTGGGGACTGCCCGAGGTGCAGAAACTGAACCTTTCACGCAACCAGTTGGTGGTGATTCCTCCTTCACTGGGGAAACTGGACAGGCTGGTAGTGCTGAACTTGGGTGGGAACCGCCTCAAGTGTCTGCCTAAAGAGATTGGGCTgctgaggaacctgaaggtcTTGTTTGTCAATATGAATTGCCTGACAGAAGTGccagcagagctcagcttgTGCAGGAAGCTGGAGGTCTTGAGTCTCTCCCACAACTGCATCTCACAGTTGCCTTTGAGCCTCACAGACCTGACGAGTTTGAGGAAACTGAACCTCAGTAACAACCGCTTTGTGCAAATTCCCCTCTGCATTTTTGCACTGAGGACCTTAGACTTCTTGCACCTAGGGTCCAACAGGCTTGAAAACATCGCAGAAAGTGTCCAGTATCTGGTCAATCTGCAAATCTTTATCATAGAGAATAACAACATACGCACCCTGCCACGGTCCCTCTGCTTCATCACCACTCTGGAGTTACTAAACATTGATTACAACGCCATACAGACTCTCCCGGATGACCTCTACCTGCTGTGCCGGCTGCCACGCATTGCGTGGAACCCGATGGACAAAGGCCTCCACATCGCCCACAACCCCTTGTCCCGGCCCCTGCCCGAGGTTGTCGAGGGGGGGCTGGATGTCCTCTTCAACTACctcagggagaaaaaggagcaCAACTGAGTTTCTGCTGAACTTGGGATTAAGCCTGTCATCAAGACTCAGTCATACCGGAGTGCTTTCCCGCACAGGCATTTGCACTTCATAACGCTTGGATTTTGAAGACTGTGGATGGCTTTAGTAACGGTTGGAGGAAAGCAAGTATGATAGTCTTGATTAAGTGTGTGAACAGtaaactttctaaaaatatccACCTCTGTAACCTTCAGTGTtggtgtgtttggggtttttcaggacaaaaaaaaaaaaaagaaaaaaccaccaaccaaaaaacaacagacCTGTGATAAAATGTTTGCTCTTCCtttgacagaaataaattaaggCAGACTGCTGGAAGTGCAGATACATGTATTTGCCAGCTATTAGGTTGGAGGAATATTAGTATAAATGAGATTTACTATATGTGATTGCAGTTGCACTTTAACTCCTGCTCACTTCCTCATACGCAGATAAACCACTACATAAACAAACACTGCTATCTAAGTGAATCTCcaggaaaatgtttaatttacttttgGCAGTGAATATATCCTGAGCTATATTAGCCCACAGACAGTATATTACCAGCCAGTTCAATACCATTTGTTGTTTACCCCACAGCTGTGAGCTGCCCTCTATAAATTACAGGTGAAGATCGCAGTCGATGAGATGATTTCCCAATTCTTTGGAAGAAGACCCCAAACTTCCCCAATGCCCCTAGTTCCCCTCCCGAGACACGCAGCCTTTCCCGCGGAGCCTCCTCGGGTGCCTGCAGCGGGGCGTCGCATCAGCCCAGAGCAGCATCCGCGCCAAGTGGAGAAATGAACGTGGGTCCTTATTGCCTCTAACGAAGGCTGTCAGATGAAGTTGCTCGTTACTCGATGAACGACTGCAATCCGTTCCCTTTCCTGCATCCCTGCAACCGGAGCCGTGGAGTAACTTTACTCAGGAGGCAGTATGTCTCCTAAAGGTGAAATATTGctttcaggaaaagcagcatcaaaCCAATCATCAGCTTAAGTAAGAGCTTCAAAAACAAATAGTTATGTCTGTGATTTTCTGTATCAGCCAGCAGCATAAAAGTCAGGTCTTATGTGGTTTCTCATATTGATCTTCTGTGAATGTCCTTCATCAAAGTTTTATCTGGTAATAAAGAGGCAGTATGAAAGAGCTGTTAACAATTTATGCaacctgggttttttttttgttccctcaCGCCAGTGTAAAACAGAAGCCACTGTGTTGAAATCAGTTGAGATAAATGCTTGTAATGGCAGCGTAAGAGAGGAATGAGCCTGTAATTCTTGAGCTAATTAAGAGTATTCAAAGCCACTTTTAAAGTGCTTCCTATCCTATGTCAAATCTCAGGAATCAATGATTACCTTCTAAAACATAATTTGCTCGAAATTATGGAACGCTGTGGAAGGCTGATCCTGCTTCTAGTGAAGTTAATGGGCAGCCCCTGGCTGAGGGAAAAACCCTTCAGCAGAGGTAGAAGCAGCCTGATAACAGCAGACAATTATGTAATTCGTAGGTACATGCAAGCAAACGCAGCACCTTTGGCCACACTAACATTATCAGTGCGGTATTGAACGTAGCAATGAAGAATCGGTGCTCACAGAATATTCCACTCTGGGGCTGCTTACCCTGATATTTTATTATGTTGGATTGTTTTGTGTACCGTTTGTTATCTTAATAGAGAATTTCAGTGTTACAACAGGAACCGCAGTTTCCAAGTGTGCAGTCAAGGACAAATCTTATGTTTCTAGCAAATGAGAAACCTTTTTGAAGGGCACTTTTGCTCAAGcattaagcaaacaaacaaacaaagcaaagaaaccaACACCAAAGCATAGttattttgtgactttttttacataatatatatttcaaatgcaaagatattttatatctagctttacatgtatttttttcacccGTGCAATGGGATTTATAGCAAAGTTCcaagtttttaaatgaacaatACATCTAATAAATTAATATGTGATTCAATCAGTGACAAgaaataaagctgcttttatttatagaaatacCAACAGATAATTCTTGGAGGGGATTAGGCACAGATTATTAACTTTTCTAAATGTCCACTTCATGTCCCTAAGTCCAGCGTTCATGTAAACACTGCAGACCCGCAATTGTGCTTTGCAGGAAAATTAGATGCCTATGGCATTAATCACCTGAAAAGATTTTCCACATATCGGTATCCAGGATTATATGACACCAGATAGCCTCCAA comes from Grus americana isolate bGruAme1 chromosome 2, bGruAme1.mat, whole genome shotgun sequence and encodes:
- the LRRC30 gene encoding leucine-rich repeat-containing protein 30, which encodes MGTEHSKNEGRRSTFFLRKGPKLPAWEDALLSGKEPKSLLKRGLRYVSLSLIMKGMTSVPDFLWGLPEVQKLNLSRNQLVVIPPSLGKLDRLVVLNLGGNRLKCLPKEIGLLRNLKVLFVNMNCLTEVPAELSLCRKLEVLSLSHNCISQLPLSLTDLTSLRKLNLSNNRFVQIPLCIFALRTLDFLHLGSNRLENIAESVQYLVNLQIFIIENNNIRTLPRSLCFITTLELLNIDYNAIQTLPDDLYLLCRLPRIAWNPMDKGLHIAHNPLSRPLPEVVEGGLDVLFNYLREKKEHN